The Geobacter sp. AOG2 genome includes a window with the following:
- a CDS encoding metal-dependent transcriptional regulator — protein MKLSEKAEEILEALWIAVEEEGARYLDPEKLGFPADDPAYKELTSRALVELRQGMVYFRPEGREEGKMTIRRHRLAERLMMDVLNLRGDEGDNKACQFEHLLNEGVDIKICTMLNHPTTCPHGKPIPPGDCCADARAQGDLGVVALTEFKSGQEGEIAYIQTEDSKKMQKLMAMGVLPGNRIVLVQSFPSYIFRVGFSEFAIDSNLAKEIFVRK, from the coding sequence ATGAAACTGTCCGAAAAGGCTGAAGAGATCCTGGAGGCCCTGTGGATCGCGGTTGAAGAGGAGGGCGCCCGGTATCTGGACCCGGAGAAGTTGGGGTTCCCGGCCGACGACCCGGCCTACAAGGAGTTGACCAGCCGTGCGCTGGTGGAACTGCGCCAGGGTATGGTCTATTTCCGGCCCGAGGGGCGCGAAGAGGGAAAGATGACCATCCGCCGCCATCGCCTGGCGGAACGGCTGATGATGGATGTGCTAAACCTGCGCGGCGACGAGGGAGACAATAAGGCGTGCCAGTTCGAACACCTGCTCAATGAGGGGGTGGACATCAAAATCTGTACCATGCTCAATCACCCCACCACCTGTCCCCACGGCAAACCGATCCCGCCGGGCGACTGCTGCGCGGACGCCCGGGCACAGGGCGATCTTGGCGTGGTGGCGCTGACCGAATTCAAATCGGGTCAAGAGGGTGAGATCGCCTACATCCAGACCGAGGACAGCAAGAAGATGCAGAAACTGATGGCCATGGGGGTCTTGCCGGGCAATCGTATCGTGCTGGTTCAGTCCTTCCCGTCCTATATCTTCCGGGTCGGGTTTTCCGAGTTCGCCATCGACAGCAACCTGGCAAAAGAGATTTTTGTGCGAAAATAG
- a CDS encoding cofactor-independent phosphoglycerate mutase translates to MKVIILLGDGMSDVVYSELGNKSPLQAATTPNMDFMARHGQVGLANTVPEGLPPGSDVANLSIFGYDPRTCYTGRSPLEAVSMGVTLGPDDVAFRMNLVTLNPHGSSLYMEDFSAGHISTEEGRELVATLQKEIGSAEFEFHPGVGYRHLMVWRGGKDGMTATPPHDITGKSILNYLPSGDGAATLNNIMNHAQMVLHDHPLNKKRKEEGKRPANSIWLWGHGKTPQVVPYGEKFGLSGAVISAVDLIKGIGVCAGLDVINVEGATGYIDTNYLGKAQAALATLETHDFVYVHVEAPDEASHSGRMDHKIQAIEDFDQQVVGTVLEGIKKFGDYAILCTPDHPTPVRLMTHTSEPVPFIIYRGGKGEGNGALSYDEEQAGKTGLAVEGHRLMEMLVKK, encoded by the coding sequence ATGAAGGTTATCATCCTCCTCGGCGACGGCATGTCGGACGTGGTCTACAGCGAACTCGGCAATAAATCACCACTCCAGGCGGCCACAACGCCAAACATGGATTTCATGGCCCGGCACGGGCAGGTCGGCCTGGCCAATACCGTTCCGGAAGGGCTGCCTCCGGGCAGCGACGTGGCCAACCTGTCGATCTTCGGTTACGACCCGCGCACCTGCTATACGGGCCGTTCCCCGCTGGAAGCGGTCAGCATGGGGGTTACCCTAGGCCCGGACGATGTCGCCTTCCGCATGAATCTGGTGACCCTCAATCCTCACGGCAGTTCCCTGTACATGGAGGATTTCTCGGCCGGCCACATCTCCACCGAAGAAGGACGAGAATTGGTGGCAACGCTCCAGAAGGAGATCGGCAGCGCCGAGTTCGAATTCCATCCTGGCGTCGGCTACCGTCATCTCATGGTCTGGCGCGGCGGCAAGGACGGCATGACGGCCACCCCTCCTCACGACATCACCGGCAAGTCGATCCTGAACTACCTCCCCAGCGGTGATGGCGCCGCCACGCTGAACAACATCATGAACCACGCCCAGATGGTGCTGCACGACCACCCCCTCAACAAGAAACGCAAAGAGGAGGGGAAGCGGCCCGCCAACTCCATCTGGCTCTGGGGACACGGCAAAACGCCCCAAGTTGTCCCCTACGGTGAAAAATTCGGCCTCTCGGGAGCGGTTATCTCGGCCGTCGACCTGATCAAGGGGATCGGCGTTTGCGCCGGTCTGGACGTGATCAACGTGGAGGGCGCCACCGGCTACATCGACACCAACTACCTGGGCAAGGCCCAGGCTGCCCTTGCGACCCTGGAAACCCACGATTTTGTCTACGTGCACGTGGAGGCCCCCGACGAGGCATCCCATTCCGGCAGGATGGATCACAAAATCCAGGCCATCGAGGACTTCGACCAACAAGTGGTGGGGACCGTGCTGGAGGGGATCAAAAAATTCGGCGACTATGCTATCCTGTGCACCCCCGACCATCCCACGCCGGTACGCCTGATGACCCACACGTCGGAACCGGTTCCGTTCATCATCTATCGCGGCGGGAAAGGGGAGGGCAACGGCGCGTTGTCCTACGATGAGGAACAGGCCGGGAAGACCGGGCTGGCGGTGGAGGGGCACAGGCTGATGGAGATGCTGGTTAAAAAGTAA
- a CDS encoding PLD nuclease N-terminal domain-containing protein, with protein sequence MTLIMLLAVVALITLPSIIWLYALADATINTFKTFSIKIIWILSLCFFPPVGTLLYYLIGRNQRRTYYPVGRLVLICILMFPIVMTIAYYLQSPEPKTYMEPSTPSSSSKTIQI encoded by the coding sequence ATGACGTTAATAATGCTGTTGGCTGTAGTCGCCCTCATAACACTTCCCTCAATAATTTGGCTCTATGCACTGGCGGATGCAACAATAAATACCTTTAAAACATTCAGTATAAAAATCATCTGGATATTATCACTCTGCTTTTTCCCACCAGTCGGGACGTTGCTTTATTATTTGATAGGGCGTAATCAGAGGAGGACGTACTACCCTGTTGGAAGGCTTGTGCTCATTTGCATTCTGATGTTTCCCATAGTAATGACAATAGCATATTACCTGCAATCACCAGAGCCAAAGACATATATGGAGCCATCAACACCGTCATCATCTTCAAAGACTATTCAGATATAG